AGCCCCCGTCGCGTCGCAACTAACGACACGAGGTACTCCCAGGTTAATATGACCTGCCCGAGAACCATCCTTTAGTGTCGAAGTAACTTCTGAACGCCAATAGAACTAGAATATCATTAAACTGGCTCACCGGATGGTTCGTGACAATCCAAACCTCCTTATCGGCGAAGCGCGGCACCCGGCAGCGGCGCGCGCAGGCTGTCCGCCTCCGCGCCGCCCGggcgccgcccccgccgccgccggcacgATGACCGCACGTTCCCTCTCCGATGCGGAGCGACTGCGTTACCACTTGTTAACGAAAACTACTGACGCACTTCCTACTTCGATCTCGAAAATGCGAGTTAACGGTAACGATTTTAGCAGCATGGaatttgaaaattaatttagcaAGAAAAAGTGGGTAGAAACGAAAAGCACCGTTCGATGACTTCGATCGCGAGACCGCCAAAAGACTAATATGTAGTAGCGATCTCTGCTATATCTCACTATTTAATCGACCGAGCTTTGGATCGGAAATGTTAAAACACCATGCTGCAAAAAtatacgcaaaaaaaaatatttgcggaTCATCGGTCAGACGGTCGACGAAACAATGACATGGTGGCGGCGAGTCGCGGGAAGCGAGCAACGGTTTGCAGGGAGGGGAAGCGGAACAACGTCACGGagtggggcggagcgactacaaagacgctagcggcatctgtcggtcaccgatcgcgttactctctcaatgaacatctctgacgtagagtacggaacacataataaattaaaataatactgaaaatttgtattttacttttatattcatattataaatgacctagcctaagaagaaaaataaataaataataaataggggAGAGGGGGTCAGCTATCACTGCAGGCAGCTTAGAACAAATgcgtttaaaaatgtatttttgatgcGATAATtatcaaggcctgttcacttcctaagaaagttatgtccccaaataattgcgcatgtgtgcgccttaatcttctatgtgtgcgttggcctccgggaaaaagttgcgagtataataaaaataaaaacatttttctacagcaacattgctcccaactctgatttaaattatcacgaattttatacaatattaatcataaaacgggacttaaaacgcttaaaacttaattacatgcgattaagttttataatgaatatttgcttccaactgtctttatcaatgttcataaaatatatggagggtaggtacgtctacccaccataataaaaaatatatttgtcaatgactctgtccaactgctgtggttaaagttcataacgaaaattttatttattaactctttaaataatacatacaacgtgtaccgctacgtaccacttaagactgtaagtctgtacctacatggattacagcaatgcacatagaaaatgtgctaaatgcggagcaacggctgttgaagcagccagagtgaaatttacaactttagtgggttcagaaggaaccgagtcataacgcatctggaaagcgtattaattaaccgtgaagaaatgtatgaatacaagttggaaatctgtgtaaaatgccgtatgtaaagtgtagtgtatctgtgtgtaaagtgtaataggtaggcatgcctaatgttatttgcataaaaggtactgaaaactttgtgaatgcgctttattaatgtctatttttttattaagttgccagttgccagttttcagtgtatatttttatatgtaaaacattttttaataaataatatatataatgttataaacataaacatgccttttatttaaatcaattgataataccacaaacaaggggtaatatttgcatcttgcatatatttcgtgatatgaagataacaaatatgtttatcaacagaattactacctaccaatacccgccaggctaaaccggttgtcaactttagttccattggtacacaaagacggcgccactagtataaacgtataaacggttggggacatttttttgtatggagttaccgttcttctcctagtgagtattatattctttgataatGATCCAAATCCATATTTTGGGCTTGCAACATCGACCCACACAACTGTTACCTGACATATTTGAAGTTTGTCAGAACATGAACGAACCAGTAGCCTAGTTTGTTTTCGATGCTACCCGTTAGCGGTATTTGTGCACATTTGTAAGGTTTCTCAGGCTGTACCTATTGGAAGGAAGTGGTTAGCGAAACTTAATTTATTAGATAGAACAATCTATTAGTGACGAAGGAtgaataaacaaaatttgcaatgtttctacaaaaaaaacgacgtttatttttttaaataggtgttggggtagttatgaaaaataaatagtagGCAGTTTTGATTAGCAGTCTGTTCAAAACTACCCCGGCCATAAGAAATGTTCATATCTGCCCCATATTGACTGGCATAGGTATGTACATTATaaccgtaataatattttacttattttagtaAATGTTAATAATGCATTTACCTAAATTCCGTAATAAGTACTGAACCACTTAGTGTTCAGTACTTATTACGTTTTGtcatgtttaatataatatttattagaattttgcatttaggtacaatattacAAAATCTTAAATTAGtattctataaataattaaaacattgcagtttattgatttatttgttaaaagataataacggtaagaaattataaaaataaagagaATCACAGAGaaccaaaatataataaatactcatATAATCCGCTGTTAAAACATTATTGGGGTAGTTTTGAAAAATGGTATGTGCAAAACTGCCTCAAGGGGGTAGCTTTAGTAAGATTTCAATACTTTTCAAAGGTACCCCCACTGAGGCACCTTCGAACACTCCAAAAACATGAATGTACAAAACTACCCCATCTTTGTTGTAACTGCAAATTATACGAGTAAACTGTTAATACGATTATTTCTAGTGACAAATTGTACCAAGTACAGATAAAAAAACGCGTATATCTCGATATTACTGCCGTTACAGCCCATTTTTCAAATCTGCCCCATGTAAGTTCAAAGCTACCCACTCTTGGGGCAGTATCGAACATTATCCCTTGAGTTgcaaaaatctaatttgtactattATCTTTAGCTTTATATATACGGAAATGAAGTAGTATTACATAGGTAATAACGTAGGTTATTGTGCAGGCTTAAAACTGGTttcaataggtaatattttgaaCTATGACAATTAATGTAAAAAGTGTACCATGCTGCCCCCTCTCCCCTACTAATTGTCTTATAAATGCGTATTGACACGTTTCCAATGAAGCATCTAGCTAGGAGAAGGCTTCCAACCAATGTGTTATGCCATACGGCAAGGATAGTTTAGTGGCCCTCGGGTTAGTATTATAGCAGGAGGTACCTTGAGCGCCAGCTCCTTGGCCTTGGCCTCGGGGTCGTCGCCGGCGGGCGGGCCGTCGGCGGCGTCCTTGCGGTCCAGCAGCTGCCGGATGGTGAGGCTCACCCACAGCCGCTCCAGCGGCAGGTACTGGTCGCGGGCGCGCGCCACCGGCACCCGGGGGAACACCGTGTAGCGTTTCTGACGAGAACATTCAAATACCATTTGCATCAGCCCAGTTACAACAACCACATTAGGTGGACTTAGGGTTGCTAGATCGAGTGACCCCAATACcggaaaaaaattcaaatcttTGGGATTTTGGCACTTATGTCGGGAGAAAACAAATTAAAGGAAATATACTAAAAACAACAACATTCAACATTATTGTCACATCGTCCGCTGGCGATAGAAATATTAAGGAACGGAAAGTACCCTATACATTTTGATTCCCTTGCGAGTCGAAATATACGTTATTTGTGGTATAAACGgccgtttttaatttcaactcgatacctctacgcgttcccgagataaagggccttgacagacagacggacggacggacgtacAGAACAAAGTGAGATAAGGGTCCGTTTTTTCTTCATTTTGAGGTActaaaccctaaaaatggtctCCTCAACGTTATGACGTTAATGCTATTAGTTAATCGATACGTCTTAGGttcatatatgtatacatacagTGATACAGTGTATATGGGTCAATGTCAATTCATAactgtaaaatgttattttcaccacaccagctcataaaggctctcttgattgttcaaaaactgatgagaaagacgcattttatccacaagagtagCAAAAAACATAATTCAATGCAATAATTTGAGCTGTTTCCTTgtgttggctggtagaattcagttttataaattatgatttcaaaatgataaatatttaataacgttaACTTGGATTcgattttgtttgtttttacagttagtattttcctcgtattggtgtggtgaataattttgtgtttcactcggcaAAAtctgtttaaccctcgtgccttgaaaccctcgcaaggctcaagattccacttttggAATCACTTTGCTTGCTCggctatcaatattagcacaagcagttaaacaacaactttgcccccatATAGAACAAAAAACTAGATACTTAATACACATGTATAAAAAGTTGAAAGAGACATGTTGTAAGGTATGAAGTGGCAGTAGGTACCTTGCCCAAGCCGTCCTCGACGCCGCAGAAGCCCTCGACACGCGGCGCCAGCTCGGTGGCGCCGGGCGCCACGCGCCCCGCCACCACCACCTCAGAGCCCGCGTAGTACGTGCGGAACTTGTGCTTCGTCAGCGAACCCTCTGCGATCTGCAAGTTTACAACACATATGTAATTATAACACCATCTCCAATGTCCTTATCCGGTTTATAAGGGTAGGTTATCGCAACATACTCGTatcatttaaaaacatttttgatacaagcttttatcgcgggttgtacttttctttcaacagtcaactaatactcatggatacaattctaacaaacccaaacacaatgaggttgcgttgttttatcagaaAGTTCAAATGGCCACCTCCGATCCCCATCATCAAATCAGcgcgatggtaccataatattgcattgtcaattGTCAACCAACTTACAGAAGTAGTTGTGTTAAGTTTCAACTCAATCGAATAATGGGAAGTGGatctaatttagcttgcaagatcTGATTACATCCATACAACAATAgggcaaatgaaattaaataaaagcttgtattcATAAAGAAGTTTTGAAATTGAGTTGGTAAACAAAGTGTTATGTCGGTGTTGAGACCTGGTCGGGCGGGTAGATGAAGGTGACGTCGTCAAGCAGCGGCGAGGAGATCTGCTTGTAGAAGTCGCGCAGCTGCAGCGCCGCGTCGGCCGCCTCGTAGATGTGCCGCATGAAGCCCTCGTTGCGCAGCGACAGCTTGCGCAGGAACGACCGGTCTGCGTCCTCGCCTGCGCACACAGACAAACAGTTCATCAATACTTCTTCCGTTTATATTGCCTATGTGTGACATATGTGTGTGCGCACGTATGATGGCGATTTGTCTAGATATGATGTGTAGAGTAACGCACCAAAAGCGAGGCAGAAAATTGAGGCCTTGCGCGGTCCCGAGTTCTTCTCAGAGACGCGGTTGATGATGCGCTTGGGGTCGGTCTCGCCCACCGTCGGTTCGCCGTCCGTCAGGAACACAATGATAGACTCCAGCTCCTGTTTTTCTGAAAACAATTATTTCCACCGTTTTATATTTTAGCTATTAAGTCGTCATTATCCGTGTCTAggattttatacatttaatttgTTATAGGTATCGCCAGGAGAGTTGAGGTGAAGGATTACACACAGAGATGCACAGAGTACTAATTGCAAAAACAGTATtgaatgaatgagtgaatgtgtcttaaggtggtattccacctgtccaatttctttgtccaatgtcagtggcgtcagtcagtgcgtctcactttCTCATTAAAATGTGAAACCAAATACTACCAGGATACCTAATATACCACCAATAAGGCCACAATCCACGATCGgcatgataaaaaaataaataaaaaaaaccttgaAGGAATTTTTTGGTCCATCTTGCAGTTGACTGTTCACTTCATCGATACGATCGAAGTATCGATACGAAAAAAACACTTATTCCAAAATCTCACTGTCATTACATGATTTATTGTTGTGTGCGTGAGTTTAACTCTAGTGCCGCGATACGTTATGACTATTGTCTTGACAAAAGACGTAGTGAAACTTCTCACCTTCATCATCTTGTTGGTTTTGGTCCGTGGTGGCCGCCACAACTGTTGTTTCGGTGGCTGGCGGCTCGGTGTGCGCGTCCTCAGCGCCCGTGTTGCCCGTGTCCCCCGTCTCCCCGGTCGCGCCCGTTTCACCCGTGGGTCCCGTCTTACCCGTGAGTCCCGGCTTACTCACGCCTTTGCGGACGATGTCGATGGCAACATCGAGGGCGCTGGCTATGTTTGTGCCTGTGCAAGTAAGACATTCGATGTATAACTTGGATGTATAACCACATGTTTCGGTTCCGATATCAGTGCAAAATGTAATTTAGGTGGGCGAAGTTACTTTGCTAGTTTGAGTTAGCGTTATGCGTGTTTCCTGTGGATATCATACAATAATGGACTTTGTCAAATTTTCTTGTTACTTCTTAAAAACTGTATGATGAAAGCCTTAGCAAAGTGTATTGGAATCGTTAATGTATAGTTGTATAGAGGAAAGAATGGGGGTATTTGCGGGCGTATTTATTAGTAGGGTGCGACCAAACCTCCGACCGCGACCAGCCTGCTGACGATGACCTTGGCCTTGTCGATGTTCTCCTTGGTGGCGCTGGAGGGCGGCAGTAAGGTCACCTTGCGGCTGTTCTCGTTGTTCCAGTTGCTGTAGTAGTAGTCGTTCGGCGGCGACGCGGCCGGCTCCTCGGCTTCTTTTAGGTCGTGGACCTACGATCAAGTGATTATTTAGTTTAGGGCTATAAGCCAACCTATACGGCGGTATATTATCTTCCATGCGGATCATCGCACAGTCATATACAacgccacagaataagtaacagtatagtattatcatacagaagaAACACGCTCCACCTCTCTCTTCTCTTGATTGGAATTACCTCACCCGGGGCAGCAGACTGACGACTGACAGTCTATTAACAGTTCGGTTAGTAACGCgatgataaataataatacgaTTCAAATGAATGATGGATAGTTCAAAATGCCGGTGTATTGTGCCAAGTAAGGATTGAAGCTTGTCAATTTCAAGTAAATACAGACGTAGTGAAGTATCTTTAGGTTACCATcgcattttcacggaaacgtacgaacgtgttatgctatttcagtcagtctcagtacaaagagtactgaggttgaatgaagtagcatgacaaatatggACGTTTCCAAGAAAAATCATGGAGCCCGCCGTACCCGCCCCCGCACCGGCCGGCCCACGGTACCTTGACGCTGGAGCTGAACTCCACGATGCTGAAGTAGTCGCCCGGGTGCAGCTCGGATAGGATGGCCTGCATGGCCTCCCGCAGCTGCACGATCTTGCGGTCGGACATGGAGCCCGACGTGTCCAGCACGAACACCACCAGCTTGGTCAGGGGCGGCAGAGACTCCGGTGCGAAGAAATGCACGAAGTAACCATCGTTCACCTATAAGAAACTCAGCATttcagaaattaaaaaaatcaaatggaTACTTCTAAGTAAATACTCACTACGACTCAATAtgtcttaatatttatttagtaagCATTGGTGTATACAATATTTGTAAACCATATTTAAGTGAATAAACAAATAGAATGACTAATTAACGTATATGAAAAATCAGTAACTTTAAAATTGTTCTAACGTAAATTAGGGTTCCTCTTTTCAATCTCCATATAAAGCCTGTCGAGTTTCTATTCGGCCCTGAGATAATGTGTATACGACATGTATAATCAAATAAAATATCAGTACCGGTCATGTCAATGAccaatgtcaaaacattgtttattcgAATGCTACGCAATTCTCATCCTTTTTATGatgttaaatatgtaatttatttcaaaataatgtacaaaataatttaaaataatatttttttttgcttttatgtGGTAATATCGTTTATAATTTCGAAACATTTTCTtcttgtttacatcggtgagaTTCGATGACTTTTATCGTCTGTTGTCAAATAGTACTCCATGccagtaaaataaattagtaccaCGAAAAATCCGCTACATGACGAAGCCCTAATAAAATCTTGACatactttaaaatatttataatataattagagACAAGGAAAATCTTAATCTGCACGTTGATGTAAGAACCCCAAAAACAGATCTTGAATACTTACAAGAATTTCACCATTCTTTGGACGTTCCACATCGTACTGCACTACGAATTGTCCGAGCACCCCTTTCGGTTGGGTCTTCTCAGTATGATACCATCTTGAGGTTTGTTGGGATTCCTTGCTTTTCTCCTAAATGAAAAAGACGGGTAAAGTAACCGACTATACGGGTAATGTGCCTCAGCTAACCAACCAAAATATAAGATTATATTTTTAAGTCTAATTGCAGTAAGTAATTTTAAACTATTCAACAAGTGATGCGCATTGTGCCCCTGTGTATTCTAGcggcaattaataataattgataCATATAGAAGCTAATTGAATGTTAAAAGTACTTAATGTGTCACGAATACTAACCTCATAGACTTGCATGAGCCTCTTTTGCTCCTCAAGGTCCGGCTTGAACGTGATGGTGGCCTCGCGCTTGTCCTCCGACCTCTCGATAACCGCTATCGCGTTACCTGTGCTCGAGCAAAATAAtcttatttatgttattttgcTTTTATACCTATACATGTGTTAATTAAGCGTAtgcatttattataattaataaaacaatgacatGCGACAACGTGACAGCCAAGTCAGTAGAGGAAACTGAAGGCCTAATTAGAGTTGTCTGACTTAGCGACGTATCGTGCTTATAGGAGCGGTACGATGGTATAAGACCAATAACTACAATTCTCACGTGATTGGTAACTGAGCTGAAATGTAGCTAGTTTCTTTTAATAAAGCCCGACGTAAGCACTGGTCCAGCCACTTCTATGAAATATATCAACCGCAAATGGATACAACTGGACTTACTATCCCTTTAGGTTGTTCTCTTGAACCAGAGGGACAATCCGAATGGACAGTAAGTCCGGTTGCCATTTACCTGTGTGTGTTTATTGAATGAAGTAATCGTGGTCGCAGTCGTCGGACATGACAAGGTTGTGTACAAGGTTGTGAACATAAGGCTAGTGCTGGTTGTAAAGTGCACTCACTAGGGTCAGTGTCGGTAGGGTCGATTTCGTTGCCGGTGCGCACCTCGGGCACGCGCAGCGCGGTGATGGGCTGCGCCTCGCGCACGTGCACGGTCACCGTGAGCTTGGGCACAGGCGCGCCGGGCAGCATGTTGATGTCGTGGTTGTACACGCCGTTCCGCCGCCCCAGCAGCTCCTCGTACGTCAGGTTGAAGATGCACATGCTGTTTGGTTCCACGTTTACATTCACCATAAACTCGTTGGAGTCTCGAGCTCTGAAATGTCATATTACTTACATGTAATTTCTTCTATTTTTACCAAATTAATTGATGTTGCGGATTTTATCATTTTGTGACGAAGTCTGTAGCTGATATGTGTGAAGACTTGTACGAAGCATATATACATAGCGGATTATAAACATTTCTTCGTAAATAATTTACACAAATTGCAAAAAAGAACTTACTTGACCGCAACATGACCGGCACTTATTCCTTGAGAGACTGCCTGATCATATATCCTTTTAgcttcttctttttcttttacATAAGCTTTGTACGTTTTTCCATCCAAGGTCCTgggaaataataagaatattttAATGTGTTGATCACGTACATACACATTTCATGTATTAAAGTAAGTTACAAATACTTGTAACAACACTAGCGTACAGAAACTGAAGTTTATGCGAGAATAAGATGCGAATTATAAGAAATATCTAGGTAAGGCCTCATTAggctaggccaaaggtatggtgccatcttttcgagtgATTGCGCCATActtttggcctactctcgagtagatggcgatactttttgatatttaacaaatttaacacatatcagtgaaagaataaggatcaaaatcgaatggcgttctaaaagtgttaatcatttgtgtcgaaaaaTGGCAGGAAATGTACTGACtaatacataatttactttgacaatattcctctagtctaaattttCTTTggtataggtatatgtataagAATGTGTGCAGAATTACATTTGGAATCCGCTAATGAAGGCGGTCTCCGGTATGAGTACCCTGAAGACGGCCTCCTGGCCGCGGTCTGCGGGGTTGCGCACGCGCGTGACCACGGCCGTGCGCGCGTAGCGCATCGACACCTCGGAGCGCACGTCCATCTCCGTCACCttcagcggcggcggcggcccgctcGTCGTCGGCGTCGGCGTTGATGTCGGCGCCGGCGTCGGGCTTGTGCTCTGCTAAGTGGTAAACAACATCAACATTTAAACCGTTTCACGGAATGGGCAAG
Above is a window of Cydia splendana chromosome Z, ilCydSple1.2, whole genome shotgun sequence DNA encoding:
- the LOC134805077 gene encoding inter alpha-trypsin inhibitor, heavy chain 4-like isoform X3 — translated: MRMVRWTLVVAALCAARATALPASTHDPLVVTRDGDEQSTSPTPAPTSTPTPTTSGPPPPLKVTEMDVRSEVSMRYARTAVVTRVRNPADRGQEAVFRVLIPETAFISGFQMTLDGKTYKAYVKEKEEAKRIYDQAVSQGISAGHVAVKARDSNEFMVNVNVEPNSMCIFNLTYEELLGRRNGVYNHDINMLPGAPVPKLTVTVHVREAQPITALRVPEVRTGNEIDPTDTDPSNAIAVIERSEDKREATITFKPDLEEQKRLMQVYEEKSKESQQTSRWYHTEKTQPKGVLGQFVVQYDVERPKNGEILVNDGYFVHFFAPESLPPLTKLVVFVLDTSGSMSDRKIVQLREAMQAILSELHPGDYFSIVEFSSSVKVHDLKEAEEPAASPPNDYYYSNWNNENSRKVTLLPPSSATKENIDKAKVIVSRLVAVGGTNIASALDVAIDIVRKGVSKPGLTGKTGPTGETGATGETGDTGNTGAEDAHTEPPATETTVVAATTDQNQQDDEEKQELESIIVFLTDGEPTVGETDPKRIINRVSEKNSGPRKASIFCLAFGEDADRSFLRKLSLRNEGFMRHIYEAADAALQLRDFYKQISSPLLDDVTFIYPPDQIAEGSLTKHKFRTYYAGSEVVVAGRVAPGATELAPRVEGFCGVEDGLGKKRYTVFPRVPVARARDQYLPLERLWVSLTIRQLLDRKDAADGPPAGDDPEAKAKELALKYELVTPLTSLVVVKPNATNAVDTQSVDEPNRPNYGGPVAAHSYASYPSSLLVGHAGQSLHSQAFFGAPLPVADDVESADYAVDGAEDDGLGDEHRAGVALSAPGAAYFPAQSIGFPAPPRPGAPGAPAPARPAPLSTTIRVPAADHNKAAASPLQPYHLEQFGWTQHLLDANADALVLQVNGTTVNLKLTKDNAPVEASDAACARATDGGAGVCVYLTRCNAARNITPQIYQDIHCAVHASNQGYAGVCCPSASVVPRSPTP
- the LOC134805077 gene encoding inter alpha-trypsin inhibitor, heavy chain 4-like isoform X4: MRMVRWTLVVAALCAARATALPASTHDPLVVTRDGDEQSTSPTPAPTSTPTPTTSGPPPPLKVTEMDVRSEVSMRYARTAVVTRVRNPADRGQEAVFRVLIPETAFISGFQMTLDGKTYKAYVKEKEEAKRIYDQAVSQGISAGHVAVKARDSNEFMVNVNVEPNSMCIFNLTYEELLGRRNGVYNHDINMLPGAPVPKLTVTVHVREAQPITALRVPEVRTGNEIDPTDTDPSNAIAVIERSEDKREATITFKPDLEEQKRLMQVYEEKSKESQQTSRWYHTEKTQPKGVLGQFVVQYDVERPKNGEILVNDGYFVHFFAPESLPPLTKLVVFVLDTSGSMSDRKIVQLREAMQAILSELHPGDYFSIVEFSSSVKVHDLKEAEEPAASPPNDYYYSNWNNENSRKVTLLPPSSATKENIDKAKVIVSRLVAVGGTNIASALDVAIDIVRKGVSKPGLTGKTGPTGETGATGETGDTGNTGAEDAHTEPPATETTVVAATTDQNQQDDEEKQELESIIVFLTDGEPTVGETDPKRIINRVSEKNSGPRKASIFCLAFGEDADRSFLRKLSLRNEGFMRHIYEAADAALQLRDFYKQISSPLLDDVTFIYPPDQIAEGSLTKHKFRTYYAGSEVVVAGRVAPGATELAPRVEGFCGVEDGLGKKRYTVFPRVPVARARDQYLPLERLWVSLTIRQLLDRKDAADGPPAGDDPEAKAKELALKYELVTPLTSLVVVKPNATNAVDTQSVDEPNRPNYGGPVAAHSYASYPSSLLVGHAGQSLHSRTSPLMAYSGYSYSRRRFHQGYSGLSSSGPAGVALSAPGAAYFPAQSIGFPAPPRPGAPGAPAPARPAPLSTTIRVPAADHNKAAASPLQPYHLEQFGWTQHLLDANADALVLQVNGTTVNLKLTKDNAPVEASDAACARATDGGAGVCVYLTRCNAARNITPQIYQDIHCAVHASNQGYAGVCCPSASVVPRSPTP
- the LOC134805077 gene encoding inter-alpha-trypsin inhibitor heavy chain H1-like isoform X1; protein product: MRMVRWTLVVAALCAARATALPASTHDPLVVTRDGDEQSTSPTPAPTSTPTPTTSGPPPPLKVTEMDVRSEVSMRYARTAVVTRVRNPADRGQEAVFRVLIPETAFISGFQMTLDGKTYKAYVKEKEEAKRIYDQAVSQGISAGHVAVKARDSNEFMVNVNVEPNSMCIFNLTYEELLGRRNGVYNHDINMLPGAPVPKLTVTVHVREAQPITALRVPEVRTGNEIDPTDTDPSNAIAVIERSEDKREATITFKPDLEEQKRLMQVYEEKSKESQQTSRWYHTEKTQPKGVLGQFVVQYDVERPKNGEILVNDGYFVHFFAPESLPPLTKLVVFVLDTSGSMSDRKIVQLREAMQAILSELHPGDYFSIVEFSSSVKVHDLKEAEEPAASPPNDYYYSNWNNENSRKVTLLPPSSATKENIDKAKVIVSRLVAVGGTNIASALDVAIDIVRKGVSKPGLTGKTGPTGETGATGETGDTGNTGAEDAHTEPPATETTVVAATTDQNQQDDEEKQELESIIVFLTDGEPTVGETDPKRIINRVSEKNSGPRKASIFCLAFGEDADRSFLRKLSLRNEGFMRHIYEAADAALQLRDFYKQISSPLLDDVTFIYPPDQIAEGSLTKHKFRTYYAGSEVVVAGRVAPGATELAPRVEGFCGVEDGLGKKRYTVFPRVPVARARDQYLPLERLWVSLTIRQLLDRKDAADGPPAGDDPEAKAKELALKYELVTPLTSLVVVKPNATNAVDTQSVDEPNRPNYGGPVAAHSYASYPSSLLVGHAGQSLHSQAFFGAPLPVADDVESADYAVDGAEDDGLGDEHRGPAGVALSAPGAAYFPAQSIGFPAPPRPGAPGAPAPARPAPLSTTIRVPAADHNKAAASPLQPYHLEQFGWTQHLLDANADALVLQVNGTTVNLKLTKDNAPVEASDAACARATDGGAGVCVYLTRCNAARNITPQIYQDIHCAVHASNQGYAGVCCPSASVVPRSPTP
- the LOC134805077 gene encoding inter-alpha-trypsin inhibitor heavy chain H1-like isoform X2; its protein translation is MRMVRWTLVVAALCAARATALPASTHDPLVVTRDGDESTSPTPAPTSTPTPTTSGPPPPLKVTEMDVRSEVSMRYARTAVVTRVRNPADRGQEAVFRVLIPETAFISGFQMTLDGKTYKAYVKEKEEAKRIYDQAVSQGISAGHVAVKARDSNEFMVNVNVEPNSMCIFNLTYEELLGRRNGVYNHDINMLPGAPVPKLTVTVHVREAQPITALRVPEVRTGNEIDPTDTDPSNAIAVIERSEDKREATITFKPDLEEQKRLMQVYEEKSKESQQTSRWYHTEKTQPKGVLGQFVVQYDVERPKNGEILVNDGYFVHFFAPESLPPLTKLVVFVLDTSGSMSDRKIVQLREAMQAILSELHPGDYFSIVEFSSSVKVHDLKEAEEPAASPPNDYYYSNWNNENSRKVTLLPPSSATKENIDKAKVIVSRLVAVGGTNIASALDVAIDIVRKGVSKPGLTGKTGPTGETGATGETGDTGNTGAEDAHTEPPATETTVVAATTDQNQQDDEEKQELESIIVFLTDGEPTVGETDPKRIINRVSEKNSGPRKASIFCLAFGEDADRSFLRKLSLRNEGFMRHIYEAADAALQLRDFYKQISSPLLDDVTFIYPPDQIAEGSLTKHKFRTYYAGSEVVVAGRVAPGATELAPRVEGFCGVEDGLGKKRYTVFPRVPVARARDQYLPLERLWVSLTIRQLLDRKDAADGPPAGDDPEAKAKELALKYELVTPLTSLVVVKPNATNAVDTQSVDEPNRPNYGGPVAAHSYASYPSSLLVGHAGQSLHSQAFFGAPLPVADDVESADYAVDGAEDDGLGDEHRGPAGVALSAPGAAYFPAQSIGFPAPPRPGAPGAPAPARPAPLSTTIRVPAADHNKAAASPLQPYHLEQFGWTQHLLDANADALVLQVNGTTVNLKLTKDNAPVEASDAACARATDGGAGVCVYLTRCNAARNITPQIYQDIHCAVHASNQGYAGVCCPSASVVPRSPTP
- the LOC134805077 gene encoding inter alpha-trypsin inhibitor, heavy chain 4-like isoform X7, producing the protein MRMVRWTLVVAALCAARATALPASTHDPLVVTRDGDEQSTSPTPAPTSTPTPTTSGPPPPLKVTEMDVRSEVSMRYARTAVVTRVRNPADRGQEAVFRVLIPETAFISGFQMTLDGKTYKAYVKEKEEAKRIYDQAVSQGISAGHVAVKARDSNEFMVNVNVEPNSMCIFNLTYEELLGRRNGVYNHDINMLPGAPVPKLTVTVHVREAQPITALRVPEVRTGNEIDPTDTDPSNAIAVIERSEDKREATITFKPDLEEQKRLMQVYEEKSKESQQTSRWYHTEKTQPKGVLGQFVVQYDVERPKNGEILVNDGYFVHFFAPESLPPLTKLVVFVLDTSGSMSDRKIVQLREAMQAILSELHPGDYFSIVEFSSSVKVHDLKEAEEPAASPPNDYYYSNWNNENSRKVTLLPPSSATKENIDKAKVIVSRLVAVGGTNIASALDVAIDIVRKGVSKPGLTGKTGPTGETGATGETGDTGNTGAEDAHTEPPATETTVVAATTDQNQQDDEEKQELESIIVFLTDGEPTVGETDPKRIINRVSEKNSGPRKASIFCLAFGEDADRSFLRKLSLRNEGFMRHIYEAADAALQLRDFYKQISSPLLDDVTFIYPPDQIAEGSLTKHKFRTYYAGSEVVVAGRVAPGATELAPRVEGFCGVEDGLGKKRYTVFPRVPVARARDQYLPLERLWVSLTIRQLLDRKDAADGPPAGDDPEAKAKELALKYELVTPLTSLVVVKPNATNAVDTQSVDEPNRPNYGGPGVALSAPGAAYFPAQSIGFPAPPRPGAPGAPAPARPAPLSTTIRVPAADHNKAAASPLQPYHLEQFGWTQHLLDANADALVLQVNGTTVNLKLTKDNAPVEASDAACARATDGGAGVCVYLTRCNAARNITPQIYQDIHCAVHASNQGYAGVCCPSASVVPRSPTP